The proteins below are encoded in one region of Neisseria macacae ATCC 33926:
- a CDS encoding ABC transporter ATP-binding protein/permease: MQKWQIELYSTPSWLLQTLLMVAAASAVILFLARETRFGREFAYILRLCLTPKSAVKVLLAITAMIVLLLTEVRLNVLSTFMSKGLYDSMQDLNASAFWMFAAMNAGVVLVRAFNNVVNDFLDQGLAIKWSERLNEVLTTRWLADKNYYRLQMRRHAPDNIDQRIQQDAQDFIASTIEFVRGMVNSVVTSLEFAVVLWGLAGILTVFGFDIPHGIVWFVYMFVILATFIAMWIGNPLIRYNYENEKLNGDYRYSLIRVRDHAESVAFYSGEQHEHDQLADRFKAIIRNRWRIARQSVCLSGFNDMFTNGIKLFPIILQAPRLFAGQIKIGDIQQTVQAFSRLQNALSFFRMFYNKFTAYRARLERLYGFLLSTEEQHSAQQPDIIQVSDDLSLENVALFRHNGEILLSGINVNLKSGDSLLIRGPSGCGKTSLLRALAGLWPFGSSGKVSRPPHQDILFLPQRPYTAQGSLRDAICYPDIDKQHPELAEAMNTCRLGYLIDKLDKTDDWQHKLSPGELQRVAFVRALLSQPKVILLDEATAALDEPTEALLYRALKRELPQSIIISIGHRSTLNEFHDFSLDVGNTACD; encoded by the coding sequence ATGCAAAAATGGCAAATCGAGCTTTATTCCACGCCGTCTTGGCTGTTACAAACCTTATTGATGGTCGCCGCCGCCTCGGCGGTGATTCTGTTTTTGGCACGCGAAACGCGCTTCGGGCGGGAGTTTGCCTATATCCTGCGGCTGTGCCTGACGCCGAAAAGCGCGGTCAAAGTCTTGCTGGCGATTACCGCGATGATTGTGCTGCTGCTGACCGAAGTGCGGCTGAATGTATTGAGTACCTTTATGTCCAAAGGGCTTTACGACTCGATGCAGGATTTGAACGCCTCCGCGTTTTGGATGTTTGCAGCGATGAACGCCGGTGTGGTGTTGGTGCGGGCGTTTAACAACGTCGTCAACGACTTTCTCGATCAAGGCTTGGCGATTAAATGGTCGGAGCGACTCAATGAAGTGCTGACGACGCGTTGGCTTGCCGACAAAAACTACTACCGCCTGCAAATGCGCCGCCATGCGCCGGACAACATCGACCAGCGTATCCAACAAGACGCACAGGATTTCATCGCATCAACCATAGAATTTGTGCGCGGCATGGTCAATTCGGTCGTTACCTCGCTGGAATTTGCCGTTGTTTTGTGGGGCTTGGCGGGCATCCTGACCGTGTTCGGCTTCGACATTCCGCACGGCATCGTTTGGTTTGTCTATATGTTTGTGATTTTGGCGACCTTTATCGCCATGTGGATAGGCAACCCGTTGATTCGTTACAACTATGAAAACGAAAAGCTCAACGGCGACTACCGTTATTCCCTCATCCGCGTGCGCGACCACGCCGAAAGCGTGGCGTTTTACAGTGGCGAACAACACGAACACGACCAGCTTGCCGACCGCTTCAAAGCCATTATCCGCAACCGTTGGCGCATCGCCCGCCAAAGCGTCTGCTTGAGCGGCTTTAACGACATGTTTACCAACGGAATCAAGCTCTTCCCCATTATTTTGCAAGCCCCGCGCCTGTTTGCCGGGCAAATCAAAATCGGCGACATCCAGCAGACCGTCCAAGCCTTCTCCCGCTTGCAAAACGCCCTCTCCTTCTTTCGGATGTTCTACAATAAATTTACCGCCTACCGCGCCCGACTGGAGCGTCTGTACGGATTCTTGCTGAGTACGGAAGAACAACACAGCGCACAACAACCCGACATTATCCAAGTTTCAGACGACCTCTCGCTGGAAAACGTCGCCCTATTCCGCCACAACGGCGAAATCCTGTTGAGCGGCATCAACGTCAACCTCAAAAGCGGCGATTCCCTACTGATACGCGGCCCGAGCGGTTGCGGCAAAACCTCGCTGCTGCGCGCGCTGGCGGGGCTTTGGCCGTTCGGCAGCAGCGGCAAAGTCAGCCGTCCGCCGCATCAAGACATCCTCTTCCTGCCGCAACGCCCATACACGGCGCAAGGCAGCCTGCGCGACGCGATTTGTTATCCCGACATCGACAAACAGCATCCTGAGCTAGCCGAAGCCATGAACACCTGCCGCTTAGGTTATCTGATTGATAAATTAGACAAAACCGACGACTGGCAACACAAGCTCTCCCCCGGCGAACTGCAACGCGTCGCCTTCGTCCGCGCCCTGCTCTCACAGCCCAAAGTCATCCTGCTCGACGAAGCTACCGCCGCCTTGGACGAACCGACCGAAGCCCTGCTCTACCGCGCCTTGAAACGCGAACTGCCGCAGAGCATCATCATCAGCATCGGCCACCGCAGCACGCTCAACGAGTTTCACGATTTCAGTCTTGATGTCGGCAACACAGCTTGCGATTGA
- a CDS encoding TonB-dependent receptor codes for MNSKLALMPLLIMSAFSYAADEATPEAPVQQQLQEVHVRADAKRVKAARSYSIASDGDLRDRVNLGVLGKANAFTAPITVVNYDEQALNNTEARTLVDAVAKKDASVWQFGGESNTLTGLYFRGYQLDARQFSVNGLAGMYGTQGTASVHVGSAQLIKGASTTVNGMDPEGAVSGSVNIETKKAADEGNRKIGLGWFSNNRAQGTFDLGQRFGENKEFGVRANGKLRHGDTPRHGYSEDNKEFALNADYRGEKLRVAFDSIYAKRKTNGGRARMQDIQNANGRLFDAPDGKVNLLPSWNWQNTVGRTNMLTFEWDAFENAQITGGIGYNKARYYGTLISPTICGKDGASSQTATCSSANQYHTGTARLTDQYFRTLSMNLTARGEFETGPVTHNWSTAFDRIIRQRTTINGSAAGKSKVEVKANENIESKLASFRADYPNSWANSANLDANIKVNSLALSDTLGFVDNKYRLTLGGRFQAVEYTNKKEGKSGDAKRFSPMLMAAWVPQPDLVVYGNYMEDLEPADIKTDDDGNTTMSKPRVSRQFEVGVRKNWGDFVTTLNAFQIKRPGYWRGNTKKGTDFAVYKAAGGAAGDKQGFERNRGIEFNTYANLLNKTLRPSFGLMYLQSTVKNYPNAADNLVNGVQVANPRVIAKAGVEWDTPFAKGLTLNGNVSYFGKSYQDTQKQYAFPSYTLVDVGARYKTKLGKNTLTVSSSVENLFNKNYWQVQRGQYDRSFAVVGMPRTYWLKAELDF; via the coding sequence ATGAACAGCAAATTAGCCCTGATGCCGCTTTTGATTATGAGCGCATTTTCTTATGCCGCCGATGAAGCGACGCCCGAAGCCCCAGTGCAACAGCAGTTGCAGGAAGTCCATGTCCGCGCCGACGCCAAACGCGTCAAAGCCGCCCGCTCTTACTCCATCGCCAGCGACGGCGACTTGCGCGACCGCGTAAATTTGGGCGTATTGGGCAAAGCTAATGCCTTTACCGCGCCGATTACCGTCGTCAACTACGACGAACAAGCCCTTAACAACACCGAAGCGCGTACTTTGGTGGATGCCGTAGCAAAAAAAGACGCTTCCGTTTGGCAGTTCGGCGGCGAAAGCAACACATTGACCGGCCTGTATTTCCGCGGTTATCAGCTTGATGCGCGCCAATTCAGCGTCAACGGTTTGGCAGGTATGTACGGCACGCAAGGCACGGCCAGCGTGCATGTCGGTTCCGCGCAACTGATTAAAGGCGCGTCCACCACTGTAAACGGCATGGACCCTGAAGGCGCGGTATCCGGTTCCGTCAATATCGAGACTAAAAAAGCCGCCGATGAGGGCAACCGCAAAATCGGTTTGGGCTGGTTCAGCAACAACCGCGCCCAAGGTACGTTCGACTTGGGTCAACGCTTTGGCGAAAACAAAGAATTCGGCGTGCGCGCTAACGGCAAACTGCGCCACGGCGACACCCCGCGCCACGGTTACAGCGAAGACAACAAAGAATTTGCCTTAAATGCCGACTACCGCGGCGAAAAACTACGCGTGGCGTTCGATTCCATCTACGCGAAACGCAAAACCAACGGCGGCCGCGCGCGTATGCAGGATATTCAAAACGCCAACGGCCGCTTGTTTGACGCGCCCGATGGCAAAGTGAACCTGCTGCCAAGTTGGAACTGGCAGAACACCGTCGGTCGAACCAATATGCTGACCTTCGAATGGGATGCGTTTGAAAATGCACAGATTACCGGCGGTATCGGCTACAACAAGGCGCGCTATTACGGCACGCTGATTTCTCCGACTATTTGCGGCAAAGATGGCGCAAGCAGCCAAACCGCAACCTGCTCAAGCGCCAACCAATACCACACAGGCACGGCGCGCCTGACTGATCAATATTTCCGTACTTTGAGTATGAACCTTACTGCACGCGGTGAATTTGAAACCGGCCCGGTAACGCATAACTGGAGTACTGCTTTCGACCGCATTATCCGTCAACGTACAACGATCAATGGTAGCGCAGCCGGTAAAAGTAAGGTAGAAGTTAAAGCAAACGAAAATATTGAGAGTAAATTGGCATCGTTTAGAGCCGACTATCCAAACTCATGGGCGAACTCTGCCAACTTGGATGCCAATATCAAAGTCAACAGTTTGGCTTTGTCCGACACACTGGGCTTCGTCGACAACAAATACCGCCTGACCTTGGGTGGACGCTTCCAAGCGGTTGAATACACCAATAAAAAAGAAGGTAAAAGCGGCGATGCCAAACGCTTCAGTCCGATGTTGATGGCTGCATGGGTACCGCAGCCCGATTTGGTCGTGTACGGCAACTATATGGAAGACTTGGAGCCTGCCGACATCAAAACCGATGATGACGGTAACACTACCATGTCCAAACCGCGTGTCAGCCGTCAGTTTGAAGTCGGCGTGCGCAAAAACTGGGGCGACTTTGTCACTACTTTGAACGCGTTCCAAATCAAACGCCCGGGTTACTGGCGCGGCAATACCAAAAAAGGTACTGATTTTGCTGTATACAAAGCAGCAGGAGGCGCAGCCGGCGACAAACAAGGTTTTGAGCGTAACCGCGGTATCGAGTTCAATACCTATGCCAATCTGTTGAACAAAACTCTGCGTCCGAGCTTTGGCTTGATGTACCTGCAATCGACTGTGAAAAATTATCCGAACGCAGCCGATAATCTTGTTAACGGCGTACAAGTTGCCAACCCGCGCGTGATTGCCAAAGCGGGCGTGGAATGGGATACCCCGTTTGCCAAAGGCTTGACCTTGAACGGCAATGTTTCGTACTTCGGCAAGTCTTACCAAGATACGCAAAAACAATACGCCTTCCCATCCTATACCTTGGTTGACGTAGGCGCGCGCTACAAAACCAAGCTGGGCAAAAATACCCTGACTGTCAGCAGTTCGGTGGAAAATCTGTTCAACAAAAACTACTGGCAGGTACAGCGCGGCCAATACGACCGCAGCTTCGCCGTCGTCGGCATGCCGCGTACTTATTGGCTGAAAGCGGAATTGGATTTCTAA
- a CDS encoding tetratricopeptide repeat protein, with the protein MNTTTADTLFREAHSFMTQNPPDFAAAVPLLQKAADEGHTEAEFHLAGCLLQGQGIPANREAGIRLMQQAARDGHPYASYNLLQIQEAQGMPLNTLLPSYRELAEAGIIEAQLKLMRAYHDAGQHEEAVDWAVLAARQQNPQALYFLGQHCQYTSPPDYPQSHQLYQLAAKQGFTPANWQLGLQYKLGQGVAPDLEQAAQHLYIAASDNIAPAQVALAEILLPTHPDKAIQWLKTAAKQNSSDAYAKLAEIHLLGKDIPKDTDKARRYAKAAARRNHPEALRLLGDIYRYGLGILPEPSKARHYYQLAADLGNLAAHQKLLADIALNNKQNYPQAKEHALQRQQAEQFYQLAFAAHYGLNRAPDHAEALTLYQQAADLGHSKAQTNLGMMYYNGHGTETDYTQAAKWFAQAAQQKDTMAQYNLACLYFHGTGVRRNTALACRWLETAINDGHEQSEILKQLLAHWKQQLP; encoded by the coding sequence ATGAATACAACAACCGCCGATACACTATTCCGGGAAGCTCACTCATTCATGACCCAAAATCCGCCCGATTTTGCCGCCGCAGTCCCACTGTTGCAAAAAGCGGCAGACGAAGGGCATACGGAAGCAGAATTCCATCTTGCAGGCTGCCTGCTGCAAGGGCAAGGCATCCCTGCCAACCGTGAAGCCGGCATACGCCTGATGCAGCAAGCGGCGCGTGACGGTCATCCCTACGCCAGTTACAACCTTCTTCAAATCCAAGAAGCACAAGGCATGCCGCTCAATACCCTGCTTCCCTCCTATCGGGAATTGGCAGAAGCAGGCATTATCGAAGCTCAGCTCAAGCTGATGCGTGCTTATCATGACGCAGGTCAACACGAAGAAGCCGTCGATTGGGCCGTACTTGCCGCGCGTCAGCAAAATCCCCAAGCCCTATATTTCTTAGGCCAGCATTGCCAATACACCTCGCCGCCCGATTATCCCCAATCACACCAGCTCTACCAACTTGCCGCCAAACAAGGATTTACGCCTGCCAATTGGCAACTCGGATTGCAATACAAGCTCGGTCAAGGCGTAGCACCGGACCTTGAGCAAGCCGCCCAACACCTGTACATCGCGGCAAGTGACAACATCGCGCCTGCACAAGTCGCCCTTGCGGAAATCCTGCTCCCGACCCACCCCGACAAAGCCATCCAATGGCTAAAAACCGCCGCCAAACAAAACAGCAGCGATGCTTACGCCAAGCTCGCAGAAATCCATCTACTGGGCAAAGACATCCCGAAAGACACGGATAAAGCACGCCGCTACGCCAAAGCAGCCGCACGCCGCAATCATCCCGAAGCGCTGCGTTTGCTCGGCGATATCTACCGCTACGGGCTGGGCATCCTTCCCGAGCCCTCCAAAGCGCGCCATTACTATCAGCTTGCCGCTGATTTGGGCAATCTTGCCGCACACCAAAAACTACTTGCGGACATTGCCCTGAACAATAAGCAAAACTACCCCCAAGCCAAAGAACACGCGCTGCAACGCCAACAGGCGGAGCAATTCTATCAGCTGGCTTTTGCCGCCCATTACGGTCTGAACCGCGCTCCCGACCATGCCGAAGCGCTGACGCTCTATCAGCAGGCGGCAGATTTGGGGCACAGCAAAGCGCAAACCAATCTCGGCATGATGTACTACAACGGTCATGGAACAGAGACCGACTATACCCAAGCCGCCAAATGGTTCGCGCAGGCAGCGCAGCAAAAAGACACAATGGCGCAATACAACCTCGCCTGCCTCTATTTCCACGGAACAGGCGTCCGCCGCAACACAGCCTTAGCCTGCCGTTGGCTTGAAACCGCCATCAATGACGGTCACGAACAGTCTGAAATCCTCAAGCAACTGCTGGCGCATTGGAAACAGCAACTTCCATAA